ggcggaccttccgcaggcgtgggaccagcggaccctccgcaggcacacctgtgggaggtccgctgaagccgtgggaccagcggaccctccgcaggcaagctgccaagggcagcctgcctgccgcctttGCGGCGCTGGAGAGcgcccccccgcagcttgccgccccaagcatgcgcttggcgtgctggggcctggagccgcccctgtctccagctccaCCCATGCAGCTTAACCTGTGCAGGGATCGGTGTGAATGAAATATAACTTCCTGCTGGGTCAGCCTTAATCGGAGATCAATAGCAGAGTTTGTAAAGTTTTGCAAGGTACTTCCTCATTGGCTAGTATTTGCGCATGTACACACTATTATCCATTCCTAATGCTAATCTGGAGTAATCAGGACTAACTCCTTGTCAAACAAACCATAATTTACCTAGTTAGTACAAAACTGTTGCCTTTTCTCTGGAATCTGAGCATTTATGTACCCATTGTTCCTAAACGCTTCTCTCCTATTCCAGGCCACCCCAAGACCAAAGCCTTTATTACTCATGGTGGAACCAATGGGATCTATGAAGCTATCTACCATGGGATTCCCATGGTTGGGATTCCCATCTTCGCTGACCAGCCGGATAACATTGCTCACATGAAAGCAAAAGGGATGGCAGTGGAGCTGGATTTTAACACAATGCAAACCCAGGATTTAATCGATGCATTGGATACGGTCATTAAGAACTCCAGGTGAGTTCAGTCTCTGCCAAATGGGAAAGGGTtgtggtagctgtgttggttcaaGGACACTAAGGAGAGAAgctgggtgaggtagtatcttttattacCTTGTATCTCTAATGGGACAGGGTCAGTTTACTGAAACCCAGTGCTGCTGAGGCGAGAAACCCAGCTGGCTTTCTCTTCTGGGAACTCTTGTCACCAAAAATGCTGAACAGTCTGTGCATAAACCAAGTGGTAACCTCACAGATTCTTGCATTAAGCATGTCTCTATCCGAGCATGCAACAGCTCCTGGAAAGGGGTGGACCGGAAATCAATTTCTCTCACACTGTATTTTGTGATCTCTTTGAGAAAGATCCCTCTGGAAAGGCCTTGGAGCAGCCCCTGAGATTGTGTAGTTTTCTGCTCCCTTCTTGCAGCGAGTTCGAATGAAGTCACCCAGTCCATTTCCAATGCACACATGCGACAACGGGCAAACTTCCTTCTTGGCTAGTTTGTGACCCTGCATCTTAGCTTCCCAACTTCCTACCACTGTCCATAGGGCACTGGGGGAATTCCACCTGTCTCAAGCTGCGAAACACCAGATCAGGAGGGAAAACCCTGCAAATTATCTTCCCAGAAGTACTTTTTACAAGGGAAAATTATGACAGAAAAAGCTGGACGCTAGGAGTGTCTTGTGGCAAACCCTCTGAAGAAGTCTCATTATGTAATAGAAAAAGGGGCTAGTTCATCTTTTCGGCTCACTTCACATCTTGACCGAGGCCATGCCTACACTCCACAATTAAGTTGATCTAACTTATGTCAGCAGTCACCGCAGTTATTAAATCGCTTGTGTGCACAGACgcttggctccttgtgtcggcggtgcacgtcctcaccaggagtgcttctaTCGACTGCATTGTCAGtggggggcattgtgggatggctcctgaaagccggTAGCAGTCACCGTAAGCAGtgcagtgtctgcactgacaCTGCATGGACCTAATGACATCGACCGTGACTCTACACCACTTGGGCATGGGGTGTTACACAGTTGGCATAGAGAGGCACCTACGTCGGTGAgcgccaaatttaagtgaagatgcTTCCGCAGCTAGGtggacacaaggcagcttacattgacctgaCCCTGTAGTGTGGAGCAGGGAGCCTGGTCAGCGATCCCTTTGCTTGCAAGTTGCCCCACACTGTAGCTGTGTTGGGGAAAGCGCTGTTTCAGAATAACCACCACTTGTTTTGGTTTTCCCCCCATTTCTTCAGCTATAAAGAAAATGCAGTGAGGTTATCCAAGATTCACCACGACCAGCCCATGAAGCCTCTGGACCGAGCTGTCTTCTGGATCGAATTTGTCATGCGCCACAAAGGGGCGAAGCACTTGAGACCAGCAGCTCATGAGCTCACCTGGTACCAGTATCACTGCCTGGACGTCCTGGCATTCTTGCTcgtctgtgcagcagctgctgttttcaTTGCTGTCAGGTGCTGCTTGTTCTGCTGTAAGAAATGCGGTAGgattgtaaagaaaaagaaaacggAGTAGATTTGCTGTTCCCATTGGCCACGCTTGTCTCTGGTTAGGCCGTGGTTCAGCCAGGTACTTCAGCTTGTTCATGGTCCTGTTGTTCTAGGCATATGCTGAAAATGAGGCGCATGCTGTAATACTCATGTGTAATCAGGGCGATGTTCCGGTGACGTTATATCAGGAAAGCTGTGCACCTAGCGAATGTGATGTTTACAGTAATTTCCTTTTGGCCTGAATAAGAATGAATCATTAGCTTGATCCACCAATCGGACTCCTTCAGTGATTACACAGGGACTTGTCATATGCTAACTGTGGCAATGATTTTCAGAATGTAACTTTCTGGAGACTTTATTTTCAAAGGACGAAGCCGATATGTTTTAGGTCCTTCGCTGTGTCTTCCACCTGCAGGTATTAAAGTTGATTTGCCCACCCTGCGATCTGTGAGAGTGTGTCCTCACTAGATCACCCAGAACCAGAATGTCTGTGTCTCTGTTGTATGGCTCCTGGAAAAGCAGACATTGACTAGTTTGGAGCTCAAATAAGTGGTCAGTTGCTCCTAGAAGATGGCCACCTGCAAGGCCAAGACTTCTGAAAATAGCCATCTGCCTGTAGGTTCATACGTCCATATTTAAGTGTCTTAATAGATAACTTGATTTTCAAATGTTCTGGGCATGCAGCAGCTCCGCCTGACTTCAGTTGGAGATGCTGGGTGCTCAACATGTTtgaaaatcaggtttttttaGCAACCATGGTGAGGATCGAGGaataggctcttttgaaaatccagtgtTAGGTGCGccactcccattgaatttcaccACACGCTCTTGGCCTCCTTTCAAAATCTCAGCCAAAGAGAAGAACTTTGTGGCCTGTGTCTGAAAGCCTGATCTGGAGTATAAAATGGAAATGGTTTGTGTAGTGATTTGGGGGCTCCAACTGGATCCCTTCTGCATTGGCTCTCATGAAAAATCTTTCTAACGTTTAATGAAACTTTACCCTGAGTTTCATTTCTGTGGGTGAAGACACAATTTGATGGCTGAGAATTATAGCGCTGGGAATTCAATAGGCAGGTGCTAGAGTGTGGGCCCAAGAAAGAGGGTGGCTGTTAGAATGGCAGCCTTCCCAGACATGCAGTTGAAGGGCAGTAACTCTATatgctgggaatatcacagtcTCTACAACGTAGAACTCCCAATGGTCAAACCAGTACACAAGGGGATCCAGGAAATGGCAGACTAACTCAAGGGGTTTTATGTGTACCTAGGTCTGCCCCTTTTGCTCCCTAGTCCAGTGCTCAGCCTCCAGCCCTGGCCCAAAGCAACTCAGCAAGCTGAAGGAACAGCTGCTCTGCCCAACCAAAGTGTGGAGACtgactggtggggggaaggcaTTCCACTGTgtcccatcccctccatacacacaTCCATGCATTCTTCTGGCCTGCTGTATAGGGATCCCCCTGTGCTGCAGGACTCCCTCTTCCCAGTGATCCCCCTTCTGTGGGGCGTGGAAAGTTAGTCTTAGGGCACATGGTCTCTGCTCATCTTGCTAGCTGGCCTCCACAGCAGAACCAGCAACTTGCACATCCTGATAGCTGCCAAAGCTCCCTGAAGACTCGCACTAACTTCAgcgggctttggctcaggcctttACTGGCTTAGCTCATCGTGCCATCAGTAATTCCCAAGCGTCTGCTGCCATACAGAGGAACGAGGCACCTGTGTTACAGCATTCCAGAGCTGCTGGAGAGGAGACCTGCTGAATAATGGGCCTTGTGGCTTCATTGGTCTGTAAGAGGTTGTCTTAAAATGCTCCTGGAACTGCCAAGTGGAACTGCTAATTTCCCTTAGTAATAGGCAAACCTATTATCGGCATAGTGGGCCAACTCAGCAGCTGTAGATCTGTATCAGTTATTCTGCTGAGTGCCATGAAGCTGTGCCAATTTtataacagctgaggatctgtcccacttATGATCCTGGGGCTTGCAGTATTGCATGGTTGCTACAATAAGCAAGCCACCAGATTGTGTCTAAGAGTGCCTTTAAACTTGCCTTTATTGTCAGAGTTGGGTTGCATTTGTAAATATGATCCAGCGCTCAATGGAAGGCAACTTATTTACCTGCAGACAAGACAGCTGGAGAAAACAGTAAAGTTCTTCATTTACTGCATAGATTTTCTTGCCCCATACAAGCTTATTTTATTAGCGCTAATTTTTGGAGCTGGCTGTGACAAATCTTAAGCCTTCGGTTAGTTCAAAGCTATGTAAACCCTTAACTATATAAGATGGAAAAATGGCATTGGTCATAAAAGCTAAAGCTTTGATGCTAAACTGAAAAAGGGACATCTTGATGTTGATTTAGGAGACTCTAGCCTCCAGGTCCTATCATAGCAGATATAATGAGTATAAGACACACTAATGTGAATGGTCATGTTTCTGAGTATACAGAAAAATACCTAAATTGGTAgtcagctccagacaccagcgttCTGTGATTTATCACTGAGA
This sequence is a window from Gopherus evgoodei ecotype Sinaloan lineage chromosome 5, rGopEvg1_v1.p, whole genome shotgun sequence. Protein-coding genes within it:
- the LOC115652830 gene encoding UDP-glucuronosyltransferase 2A1-like isoform X4: MSQLEELGRPTTLCETMGKAEMWLIRTYWDFEFPRPFLPNFEFVGGLHCKPAKPLPEEMEEFVQSSGEHGIVVFSLGSMIYNLTEEKSNMVALALSQIPQKVLWRYKGKKPETLGPNTRIYDWIPQNDLLGHPKTKAFITHGGTNGIYEAIYHGIPMVGIPIFADQPDNIAHMKAKGMAVELDFNTMQTQDLIDALDTVIKNSSYKENAVRLSKIHHDQPMKPLDRAVFWIEFVMRHKGAKHLRPAAHELTWYQYHCLDVLAFLLVCAAAAVFIAVRCCLFCCKKCGRIVKKKKTE